One genomic segment of Sorex araneus isolate mSorAra2 chromosome X, mSorAra2.pri, whole genome shotgun sequence includes these proteins:
- the LOC101540819 gene encoding prolyl-tRNA synthetase associated domain-containing protein 1 → MASSALRAALEQRLGALAIRTEVVEHPEVFTVEEMMPYIQHLKGAHSKNLFLKDKKKKGYWLVTVLHDRQINLNDLAKQLGVGSGNLRFADESAMLEKLQVRQGCATPLALFCDHGDVKFVLDSAFLEGGHEKVYFHPMTNDATMGLSPEDFLTFVKNTGHDPIIINFDKNT, encoded by the exons ATGGCGAGCTCTGCGCTGCGGGCCGCGCTGGAGCAGCGCCTCGGCGCCCTGGCCATCCGCACCGAGGTCGTGGAGCACCCTGAG GTCTTTACAGTTGAAGAAATGATGCCTTATATCCAGCATTTGAAAGGAGCACACAGTAAGAACTTATTTcttaaagacaaaaagaaaaaaggctacTGGCTGGTGACAGTTCTTCATGATagacaaattaatttaaatgatcTTGCCAAACAGTTAGGTGTTGGAAGTGGAAATCTGCGATTTGCTGATGAATCAGCCATGCTTGAAAAACTCCAAGTTCGACAAGGCTGTGCCACACCCTTGGCACTCTTTTGTGACCATGGAGATGTGAAATTTGTTCTGGATTCTGCTTTTTTGGAAGGTGGACATGAAAAGGTATACTTTCATCCAATGACTAATGATGCAACTATGGGATTGAGCCCTGAAGACTTTCTCACTTTTGTGAAGAATACAGGACATGatccaataataataaattttgataaaaacacctaa